One Triticum dicoccoides isolate Atlit2015 ecotype Zavitan chromosome 5B, WEW_v2.0, whole genome shotgun sequence genomic window carries:
- the LOC119307997 gene encoding DNAJ protein JJJ1 homolog yields MASAAPKRCYYEILGLPRDCSPTDIKLAFRRLALTLHPDKQAPGSDVAAATAAFQELQHAHSVLSDPQERAYYDSHRSQILFADPVSSRSGTASASPVPDLFSFFSTSAFSGFSDSGRGFYKVYGDVFDKVYAQEVAYARRMGIPTDSIPTPPVIGNLDSPYTQVTAFYSYWLGFGSVMDFGWAAEWDASRGENRRVRRLMEEDNKKAMRKARREYNDAVRGLAAFCKKRDKRVVDMALRKKAEEEKKKKEEMERKKAEEKKKKERAMAYQEPEWARVDEIELAFEEEDDEETREKAKEELYCVACNKKFKSEKQWKNHEQSRKHKDKVADLRMAFKEEEEALKEAEEEAGGEWEEVDVGFDFKPANESEESDWSDAAEELAEELDKGLEVADQDNGNKDFNNGEQEVGSYDETSVLEAMLSSRKNKKSGYVVPQEEAPSVVTKDDNSEDRNSEVRSVKKKGRRRRASKKGQDEGSYADSGHGMKNDVPYEESVHDNDENDADDKAEGPPSSNDDGTSASVGDQQNEKTDNPKNNKKNKKGAEKKTTVSADLKITSKGKKQKEVSKARNDCETCGDTFESRSKLFSHLEETGHAVIKGRQKKR; encoded by the exons atggcgtcgGCGGCGCCCAAGCGCTGCTACTACGAGATCCTCGGACTCCCCCGAGACTGCTCCCCGACCGACATCAAGCTCGCGTTCCGGCGCCTCGCGCTCACCCTCCACCCCGACAAGCAGGCCCCGGGCTCcgacgtcgccgccgccaccgccgccttccAGGAGCTGCAACACGCGCACTCCGTCCTCTCCGACCCCCAGGAGCGCGCCTACTACGACTCCCACCGCTCCCAGATCCTCTTCGCCGACCCCGTCTCCTCCCGTTCCGGCACCGCCTCCGCCTCACCCGTCCCCGACCTATTCTCCTTCTTCTCCACCTCCGCCTTTTCCGGCTTCTCCGACTCCGGCCGCGGATTCTACAAGGTCTACGGCGACGTATTCGACAAGGTATACGCCCAGGAGGTCGCCTATGCCCGCCGCATGGGCATCCCCACCGACTCCATCCCCACGCCGCCGGTCATTGGCAACCTCGACTCCCCTTACACCCAGGTCACCGCTTTCTACTCCTACTGGCTGGGTTTCGGCTCGGTTATGGACTTCGGGTGGGCGGCCGAGTGGGACGCATCCCGTGGGGAGAACCGCCGTGTTAGGAGGCTCATGGAGGAGGATAACAAGAAGGCAATGCGCAAGGCGCGGCGGGAGTATAACGATGCTGTGAGAGGGTTGGCTGCCTTCTGTAAGAAGAGAGATAAGAGGGTGGTTGACATGGCACTGCGGAAGAAGGCAgaggaagagaaaaagaagaaggaagagatgGAGCGAAAGAaggccgaggagaagaagaagaaggagcgggcAATGGCGTATCAAGAGCCTGAATGGGCGAGGGTGGACGAGATCGAGTTAGCCtttgaggaagaggatgatgaggagACGAGGGAAAAGGCCAAGGAGGAGCTGTACTGTGTCGCCTGTAATAAGAAGTTCAAGTCGGAGAAGCAGTGGAAGAACCATGAGCAGTCAAGGAAGCATAAGGATAAGGTGGCTGATCTGAGGATGGCCtttaaggaggaggaggaggctctaAAGGAAGCTGAGGAGGAGGCAGGAGGTGAGTGGGAAGAAGTTGATGTGGGGTTCGACTTTAAGCCTGCTAACGAGTCCGAGGAGAGTGATTGGTCAGATGCTGCAGAAGAGTTGGCTGAGGAGTTGGACAAGGGCTTGGAGGTGGCGGATCAAGACAATGGTAATAAGGACTTCAATAATGGGGAGCAGGAGGTTGGTTCATATGATGAGACGAGTGTGTTGGAGGCGATGTTGTCAAGCCGTAAGAACAAGAAAAGTGGCTATGTGGTTCCTCAAGAGGAAGCTCCTTCTGTTGTTACAAAGGATGATAACAGTGAAGATAGAAATTCTGAAGTTAGGAGTGTCAAGAAGAAAGGGCGCCGGAGGCGGGCATCAAAGAAGGGACAAGATGAAGGTAGTTATGCTGATAGTGGACATGGTATGAAGAATGATGTTCCGTATGAGGAGTCTGTGCATGATAATGATGAAAATGATGCTGATGATAAGGCGGAAGGTCCACCCTCTTCTAATGATGATGGCACATCAGCAAGCGTTGGAGACCAACAGAACGAAAAGACTGACAATCCTAAAAACAACAAAAAGAACAAGAAAGGCGCAGAGAAGAAAACAACTGTTTCTGCTGACCTAAAGATCACATCaaagggaaagaagcaaaag GAGGTTTCGAAGGCACGCAATGATTGTGAAACATGTGGGGATACTTTCGAGTCAAG GAGCAAGTTGTTTTCTCATTTGGAAGAAACAGGTCATGCTGTGATCAAGGGGCGACAGAAAAAGCGTTAA